The DNA region TGCTTTCCGTGATGGAACTCTGCATGTACCGGGCCAGGGTATCCTGCACCTGGGCAAGGAAATTGCCCGGCACATAGCTGATGGGAATCTTGTCGTAGGATCCAAAGACCAGATCCACCTGGGGACCGCCGGCACTGGGCACAATAGCGGGGACCAGCACAAAGGCCACGATAACAATAATCAGAATGACAATAGTCCCGATAAAGATGAAGGGATTAGCCTTGAAACGGCGCACCCATTCCCCTTTCGTAGAATTCTCTTCATGAACAAGCTGTTTTTTTTCCCTGGGAGCCATAACATTAACCTCTTATAATCGGAAAATATAGCATTTTGTTGGGAGCGTGGCAAGACGGCCGTCTCTGTTTTTCATACGCCGGTCTGGGGACAGAGCTCACCGATCTGGGGACAGAGCTCGCTGGCCTGGGGACAGAGCTTACCGGTCTGGAGACAGAGCTCGCTGGCCTGGGGACAGAGCTCGCTGGCCTGGGGACAGAGCTTACCGGTCTGGAGACAGAGCTCGCTGGTCTGGGGACAGAGCTCATTGCCACGCCAACTGCTTTTTGATAAACTCCCCCTAGCAAAGGAGACTGCAATGGCATTTTCATTAAATTCCTACCCCGTGACCTACCGGGCTAAATATGCGGGGAAGGCCTGGACCGAAGAATACCTGGAAAAACCCCATAAAACCCCGGCTGAGGAAGCCGCCTTGGGCGCCGACGCGGCAAACGCCCTGTCCGCCGCCCGGAACTTTTATACCGATATGCCCCTGGTGGGCTACACCACCCAGTACGGCCTCTCCTGTTTCGAGGGCCTTAAGGCCCTGCCCCAGAAGGATGGTGGGCTGGCGATTTTCCGGCCCGACCGGAATGCCGCGCGGTTCAACCGGTCCATGACCGGCCTCTTTATGCCCGGCTTTCCGGAAGACAGCTTTGTCAAAGCCTGCGTGGAAACGGTGCGGCAAAATGCCCGGCTTGGGTTCCGGCCCCCATACCAGGCAAGCTGGGAGAAGGATTCCTTCATGACCGCCGACTCAATCTACATCCGCCCCTTCACCTATGCCGAGGGGGGCATCGGGGTGAACATCTCCCGCGAGCCCTGGGTGATCATCGTCACCACCCCGGTGAGCTCCTACTTTTCCGATGGTAAATCCGAGGCTGTGGTTACCGAGCGCATCCGGGCGACCCCCAAGGGCACGGGCTGGATCAAGGCGGCCTCCAACTACGTCATCTCCGCCCTGGCCAAGCATGAGGCCGCGGACGTGGGCTTCATGGAGTGCGTGTTCTTGGATGCCACCCACCGGAAGTACGTGGAGGAAGGCTCTTCCTGCAACATCTTCTTCCGCCTCAAATCCGGGGAGCTGGTGACCCCGGCGCTGGGGGACACCATCCTGCCGGGTATCACCCGCTCTAGCATTATTGAGCTGGCAAAGGACCGGGGCGTGCAAGTCTCGGAGCGGCAAATCGCCATTGACGAGGTCTTTGCCGAGGCGGTGGAGTGCTTTGTCAGTGGCACCGCGGCCGGGGCCACCCCCATCGAATCCCTCACCCACCAGGGCAAAAAGGCGGTTTTCAACAACGGCAAGGTGGGGGAGCTCACCGCGGAACTACGGGACACCCTGAAGGGCATCCAGTACGGCACCCTTCCCGACACCAAGGGGTGGATGACCCCTGTTCTGTAAAAGCCCGAAGCAGTGGTTTCGGTGGTAAAAAAAGCGGGGTTCAGTTTTCTTTTTGTCCTCATGGTGTTTCCCGGCCTGTGTCTGTACCCACAGGCTGCGGAACTTTCCCCGGACGCGGCGGCCGAGGCCGGAGATGTCCGGCCCCTGGTTCCCCGGATTATCACCGCCGTTTCAATCACCGGCCTCAAGCGGACCAAGCTCTATGTGGCGGAATATCCCCTGAAAAAGTACATCGGCTATGATGCGGCGACACTGGATATCAATCAGGTTACCGCGACAATCATGAATACCGGGATTCTGGAACCGGTTTCCATAGCAATCAACGAAGCTCCCGATAGCAGCGGGATGATTCTGGTCGTGGAGGTCCGGGAGAAGTGGGCCTTTTTCCCAATCCCGGTGTTTTTCCTGGATTCCGATGGGGGCATACGGGGAGGCGCCGCTCTGATGGACGCCAATGCCTTCGGGCTTA from Treponema primitia ZAS-2 includes:
- the ilvE gene encoding branched-chain-amino-acid transaminase yields the protein MAFSLNSYPVTYRAKYAGKAWTEEYLEKPHKTPAEEAALGADAANALSAARNFYTDMPLVGYTTQYGLSCFEGLKALPQKDGGLAIFRPDRNAARFNRSMTGLFMPGFPEDSFVKACVETVRQNARLGFRPPYQASWEKDSFMTADSIYIRPFTYAEGGIGVNISREPWVIIVTTPVSSYFSDGKSEAVVTERIRATPKGTGWIKAASNYVISALAKHEAADVGFMECVFLDATHRKYVEEGSSCNIFFRLKSGELVTPALGDTILPGITRSSIIELAKDRGVQVSERQIAIDEVFAEAVECFVSGTAAGATPIESLTHQGKKAVFNNGKVGELTAELRDTLKGIQYGTLPDTKGWMTPVL